A part of Candidatus Paceibacterota bacterium genomic DNA contains:
- the infA gene encoding translation initiation factor IF-1, which produces MDKIERQELRREGVITEALPSANFRVHISDNDPEVMAHLAGKLRLHKIKILPGDRVIVEVSPYDNTKGRIVYRNK; this is translated from the coding sequence ATGGATAAAATAGAAAGACAAGAATTAAGGCGGGAAGGCGTAATCACGGAAGCCTTGCCAAGTGCCAACTTTAGGGTGCATATTAGCGATAATGACCCCGAGGTCATGGCTCACTTAGCAGGCAAGTTGAGATTACACAAGATCAAAATTTTACCTGGAGATAGGGTCATAGTGGAGGTTTCTCCCTACGATAATACTAAGGGTAGAATAGTTTACCGCAATAAGTAA
- a CDS encoding alanine--tRNA ligase-related protein — MYSANDLRQKFLDYFFRNGHQAVPSASIVPENDSSVLLTSAGMQQFKPYYTKQLNPLKDNHPGLGKPLGANKVASIQKCFRTSDIESVGDASHLTFFEMLGNFSFGGYGKQEAFSLAYRFLTEELGLSLGRMTFTYFQGDGTTPKDTAGYDAIVSLGIAQEKIIGQGREDNFWGPTGNSGPCGPTIEIYLDGLEVWNIVFNEFYSDEQGGLTPLGQMGIDTGMGLERLTLVSQFENLSQPLENNHYPTIFDTDLFKPLIDKLLELANLKAATLEVKDWHALRIMADHLRGSFFLITDGVLPSNTDRGYILRRIIRRAARYAQVLKLKDDWLRVMAEVISDNYKNFWPQVGEIDYFLEIFTGEEKKFEKSLEKGTKDILASIANHKKRGETMIPGEEAFGFYETSSLPLEVTTDIAQEQGMEVDAKGFEEAFKKHQEISRAGVEKKFGGHGLKDGYDWNEADVQILTKLHSATHLVFQALRETLDPNIIQRGSDINSERARLDFNFPRKLLPEELKQVEDLVNAKIRENLIVSVEEMPVQDALASGAIGVFSARYPAKVTVYSFEDKNGTAWSKEICAGPHVKETKEIGAIKIIKEEASSAGVRRLKLQLI, encoded by the coding sequence ATGTATTCTGCGAATGATTTGAGACAAAAATTTTTGGACTATTTTTTTCGGAATGGCCACCAAGCAGTCCCTTCTGCCTCTATTGTGCCCGAGAACGATAGCAGCGTGCTTTTAACTTCGGCGGGAATGCAACAATTCAAGCCGTATTATACTAAACAGCTAAACCCCTTAAAAGATAACCATCCTGGTTTGGGCAAGCCCTTGGGGGCAAATAAAGTGGCCTCTATTCAAAAATGTTTTAGAACTAGCGATATTGAATCAGTTGGCGATGCTTCGCATCTGACGTTTTTTGAAATGTTAGGCAATTTTTCTTTTGGGGGTTATGGCAAGCAAGAAGCTTTTTCTTTGGCGTATCGTTTTTTGACAGAGGAATTAGGCTTATCTTTAGGACGTATGACTTTTACCTACTTTCAAGGCGATGGCACTACTCCAAAAGATACTGCTGGTTATGATGCCATAGTTTCTTTAGGAATAGCTCAGGAAAAGATTATTGGGCAAGGCAGGGAAGATAATTTTTGGGGACCCACTGGCAATTCTGGACCGTGCGGCCCTACCATAGAAATATATTTAGACGGACTAGAAGTTTGGAATATCGTTTTCAATGAATTTTATAGCGACGAGCAAGGCGGACTCACTCCCTTAGGGCAAATGGGAATCGATACTGGCATGGGGCTAGAAAGGTTAACTTTAGTCTCTCAATTTGAAAATTTAAGCCAACCTTTGGAAAACAATCATTATCCGACTATTTTTGATACGGATTTGTTTAAACCCTTGATTGATAAACTCCTAGAATTAGCCAATTTAAAGGCTGCGACCCTAGAAGTAAAAGATTGGCACGCTTTAAGGATTATGGCCGACCATTTGCGAGGCAGTTTCTTTCTTATTACTGACGGAGTTCTCCCTTCCAATACTGACCGGGGGTATATCTTAAGAAGAATTATTAGGCGAGCTGCACGCTATGCGCAAGTTTTAAAATTGAAAGATGATTGGCTGAGGGTGATGGCCGAAGTGATTAGCGACAATTATAAAAACTTTTGGCCCCAAGTCGGTGAAATAGATTATTTCTTAGAGATTTTTACTGGCGAGGAAAAGAAATTCGAAAAATCACTAGAGAAGGGGACTAAGGATATTTTGGCTTCAATTGCCAATCATAAAAAAAGGGGCGAGACAATGATTCCGGGGGAGGAGGCATTTGGTTTTTATGAGACATCAAGTTTGCCCTTGGAAGTCACCACGGATATTGCGCAAGAGCAGGGCATGGAGGTAGATGCCAAAGGGTTTGAAGAAGCTTTTAAAAAGCACCAAGAAATTTCACGAGCCGGTGTCGAGAAAAAATTTGGCGGACATGGTTTAAAAGACGGTTATGATTGGAACGAAGCTGACGTGCAAATTTTGACCAAGTTGCACAGCGCTACACATTTGGTTTTTCAGGCTTTGAGAGAAACGCTAGACCCCAATATTATTCAAAGGGGGTCAGATATTAATTCAGAAAGAGCTCGTTTAGATTTTAATTTTCCTAGAAAACTTTTGCCAGAAGAGCTTAAGCAGGTAGAAGACTTGGTTAATGCCAAGATTAGAGAGAATTTAATAGTTTCTGTTGAAGAAATGCCGGTGCAAGATGCCCTGGCTAGCGGCGCTATCGGAGTCTTTTCTGCTCGCTATCCGGCCAAAGTGACAGTATATTCCTTTGAAGATAAAAATGGCACAGCCTGGTCAAAAGAAATTTGCGCCGGACCTCACGTAAAAGAAACAAAAGAAATTGGCGCTATAAAAATAATTAAGGAGGAAGCGTCTTCGGCTGGAGTGAGGCGTTTAAAGTTGCAATTAATTTAG
- the mnmA gene encoding tRNA 2-thiouridine(34) synthase MnmA, with translation MAKRLKVFCALSGGVDSATSAALLKRAGYEVVGVFMKNWAPEETEGTGCPWVKDQEDAQKTAQSLAIPFYTFDFQGEYKNKVVDYLFHGYAKGETPNPDTLCNREIKFGLFLEKALAMGADMIATGHYARVKHLNWFNKEEKLLKGVDKNKDQSYFLWQLNQRQLSKTLFPVGNLTKPEVRVLAERFHLPVAHKPDSQGICFVGKVKLAEFLETKLKSKKGPAILLPENKIIASHEGAAFYTSGQRHGFGGGGGEPYFVVKKDMENNIVYVARKNYPELWSHEIRIHQLSWIKGRGPSHFPFRSTAKIRYRQPDQMVTWRQKNKQELTGYFKEAQWAPAVGQSVVIYDGAKLLGGGIIM, from the coding sequence ATGGCTAAACGTTTAAAAGTATTTTGTGCTTTATCCGGAGGGGTAGACAGTGCCACCAGCGCCGCTCTTTTAAAAAGAGCTGGTTATGAAGTGGTCGGCGTTTTTATGAAAAATTGGGCACCCGAAGAAACAGAAGGCACCGGTTGTCCCTGGGTGAAAGACCAAGAAGATGCCCAAAAAACTGCCCAATCTTTAGCTATTCCTTTTTATACTTTCGATTTCCAGGGAGAATACAAGAATAAAGTAGTGGATTATTTATTCCATGGCTACGCTAAGGGAGAAACTCCCAATCCCGATACTCTTTGCAACCGGGAAATCAAATTTGGGCTTTTTTTAGAAAAAGCCTTGGCAATGGGGGCAGATATGATTGCCACTGGCCATTATGCCAGGGTAAAGCATCTCAACTGGTTTAATAAAGAGGAAAAGTTGCTCAAGGGCGTTGATAAAAACAAAGACCAGTCTTATTTTTTATGGCAGTTAAATCAACGGCAACTTTCTAAAACTTTATTTCCTGTGGGCAATCTCACCAAGCCAGAGGTTCGCGTATTAGCAGAGCGTTTTCATTTGCCCGTAGCCCATAAACCAGACAGCCAAGGCATTTGTTTTGTGGGCAAAGTCAAATTGGCAGAATTTTTAGAGACTAAATTAAAGTCCAAAAAAGGTCCGGCGATTCTTCTTCCGGAAAATAAAATTATTGCCAGCCACGAGGGAGCCGCTTTTTATACTTCTGGTCAAAGGCATGGATTCGGCGGCGGGGGAGGAGAACCATATTTCGTAGTCAAAAAAGATATGGAAAATAATATTGTGTATGTGGCGCGGAAGAATTATCCCGAATTATGGAGCCATGAAATTCGCATCCATCAACTCAGCTGGATAAAGGGAAGGGGACCGTCCCACTTTCCTTTTAGAAGCACTGCCAAAATTCGTTATCGCCAGCCGGACCAAATGGTAACTTGGAGGCAAAAAAACAAACAAGAGCTGACGGGTTATTTTAAGGAAGCTCAATGGGCGCCAGCTGTTGGACAATCGGTAGTCATTTATGATGGGGCTAAACTTCTAGGCGGGGGCATTATAATGTAA
- a CDS encoding epoxyqueuosine reductase QueH, translating into MSKMLLHICCAPCGLPIIDYLINDLKMGAENLALYFYNPNLYPPGEYLKRLREVEKIARIYKLTLIEGKYDNKDWLIYLKRNLVKEPECYFENEERCKECLAFRLNNLAAKAKELGYGNIATTLSLNRYKDTEFINGWGNKLADKFGLHYETFPLDKNQAYSKGLELTKKYGIYRQKYCGCEYSLLRKEN; encoded by the coding sequence ATGAGCAAGATGCTTTTGCATATCTGCTGTGCTCCTTGCGGACTGCCAATTATAGATTATTTGATAAATGACTTGAAAATGGGGGCTGAAAATCTAGCCCTCTATTTTTATAATCCTAACCTGTATCCTCCGGGAGAGTATTTGAAAAGGCTGCGCGAGGTAGAAAAAATTGCCAGGATTTATAAGCTGACCCTGATTGAAGGGAAATATGATAACAAAGATTGGCTTATTTATTTGAAGAGGAACCTCGTTAAAGAGCCTGAATGTTATTTTGAAAACGAGGAACGCTGCAAGGAATGCTTGGCCTTTAGGCTAAATAATTTAGCTGCTAAAGCTAAAGAACTAGGTTATGGAAACATAGCGACTACTCTCAGTCTTAATCGTTACAAAGACACCGAGTTTATAAATGGATGGGGCAATAAACTGGCCGATAAATTCGGTTTACATTACGAAACTTTTCCTCTGGACAAAAATCAGGCTTATAGCAAAGGTTTAGAGCTGACCAAAAAATATGGAATTTACAGGCAGAAATATTGTGGTTGCGAATACAGTTTGTTAAGAAAAGAAAATTAA
- a CDS encoding CAP domain-containing protein, producing MLSAKKLFLSALILSIFGLSSLAPVSQASNYSDQMVGEMITATNLERTALGLEPLKVDATLNQVAELKVQDMVKNGYFAHISPAGVSPWHWFAVAGYDYRYAGENLAVNFTDYKNILPSWMKSPSHKANIVDPHYTAVGMATMEGVYKGKTVVFVAQEFGKPQLVNSVDKSAN from the coding sequence ATGTTATCTGCAAAAAAATTGTTTTTGAGCGCTTTAATTTTAAGTATTTTTGGTCTTTCTTCTTTGGCGCCTGTTTCTCAAGCAAGCAATTATTCCGACCAGATGGTGGGGGAAATGATTACGGCTACCAATCTAGAAAGAACTGCTTTAGGGCTTGAACCCCTCAAAGTTGATGCCACTTTAAACCAAGTGGCAGAACTTAAGGTTCAAGACATGGTTAAAAATGGTTATTTTGCCCATATTAGTCCTGCTGGAGTATCTCCTTGGCACTGGTTTGCGGTTGCCGGTTATGATTATCGTTATGCAGGAGAAAACTTGGCAGTGAATTTTACCGATTACAAAAATATTCTTCCTTCTTGGATGAAGTCTCCCAGTCATAAAGCCAATATAGTGGACCCTCATTATACGGCAGTAGGCATGGCTACCATGGAAGGAGTTTATAAAGGAAAAACTGTGGTTTTCGTGGCTCAAGAATTTGGCAAGCCGCAATTAGTAAATTCCGTTGATAAGAGCGCCAATTAG